From the Synchiropus splendidus isolate RoL2022-P1 chromosome 3, RoL_Sspl_1.0, whole genome shotgun sequence genome, the window ATGCAAAATGAactacttttgtttttaaagtggTGCACAGAAGGAATGGGCAGCATTTTAGCAGCCAGAGCACAAATGAGAgcagagctggagctggagctggacttTTCGTGACTCCACTTGGAAGTGCTCGCACGTGTTCCACTCAGTTAGTCCTCCTTTGCAACAGTACCACACGAATGCTTCgccatcccacttctgagaCCATCCTTCATGGCGAGTGGAGAACACACGCTCCAAATAAGCCTCAATAATTTGTCCCCATGTGGGAAGAACCTGCACACTGCAGTTTCATCTAAATAAACAATGTCTTTCAATGCTGCTATGAAATTCTTCCTGGAGTGAAAGATTTTTAAATCCAGTTGGTCATCATCAATTCACCGTTGTGACAATGCTGCAGGATACACCTGGGCACAATGTACAATGAGTGTCACCACTTTGTTTACctttcagaacatgaaggaCGAAGAGATGAGCACAGTTGTGGTGATGGACCTGGTTAGTGTCTCTGTGTTTCCCTTTTCGTTCACCATGAAAGCTTTTAACAACGTGGCTTCCAAAACTAACAGGAGTGGACGGATTATCGGTTTAAATGGAACCCCAAGGACTACAATGGGATCGAGGTGCTGCGTATTCCATCAGCGAAGGTTTGGCTGCCAGACATTGTCCTCATCAACAAGTAAGACCAAGGAATGACTGTCGATCAATGGCTGTGTCCCATCCTTCCTGCTGGCTTTTCCTCATCCCAACCTGTCAGTGTTGTAGCAGCCCACCATCTGGAACCCTTTAAGAGCTAATTGGTGAAATCATCTATGAGAgtttaatattaataaacacGCCATCTTGACAACATCGTCAGTTTGTCAAGTGAGTCAACATGATTAAAGATAAAGTCAGCTGAACGTTTACAGCACACAAGAAATGTCTGAGGGCACATAGACAAATACAACGGTTAAAAGTGGAATATATAACTATTGTACGTAGCTGCAGAGTTgagttgaaaaacaaagtgtttaCATTTCACGCAGGTTTATTTTATGGAAGTGGTTTTCAACGCCCCTGCAATGGGCAACTCTACATCCTCCTCTCTCACAATGGCTTCACTTGTTTCAACAAAATGTCACTGTTGACTATGGAGACAATATGTGGTGATTTTGTGTGGTTGTAGCAACGATGGAGTGTTTCACGTGGCCCTGCAAGTCCATGTTCAAGTCTACAGCAACGGCAGAGTGACCTGGACACCTCCTGCTCTGTACTTGAGCTCCTGCGGAGTCAAAGTGAGAAGACTACTGCACAGCTGCACTCCTCCTTTTCTGATATGTTCCGACCATGTTGTCTTCTCTGTTCAGGTTGAATATTTTCCCTTCGACTGGCAGAACTGCACCATGCAGTTCCGCTCCTACACGTACGACTCCACCGAGATTGAGCTGAAGTACTCTCTGGATTCCAAAGGAAAAGAGATCCAGGAGATTAGGCTGGATGACGCCTTCAGTGGTAAGTCATGAACACAGGGGGTCAAGGGAGGGGTGAGATCAAAGAAGGGGTGATTGGAAGAAGACAAAAGAGCACTGACTTGTGACCGGAAATTGAGAATCTTCAAACAGGTCATCAGCGTTGGACCTGCAGATAAATCAAGATGAGATTTTTTTCGTGAGTAGATTCTATCATTCTCACAAATCACATGACTGACGCctcagagggaggagagtggcACATCCGCCACAAGCCCAGTAGGAAGAACATGAACGACGACCTGTACGAGGACATGACCTTCTACCTGATCATCGAGAGGAAGCCGCTGTACTACGTCATCAACATCATCCTCCCCTgcatcctcatcaccatcattgcTATTTTCAACTTTTACCTGCCCCCCGATGCAGGTGAGGCAACCTCTTTGGTGAAGAGATAAACATGTCATATGGTGTTACTTGTCAAACCTGAAACCTttgggggtccagtgtttcGATTTTTGCCTTTATATTTAAGATGAGAAACTGCCTATGTTTGggatcctttttttcttttagcacAAATAAGATGTTCTTTCCATGTGAAAACCACaaagatggattttttttagtaAATTACAGTGTCATATTCAGAAAGAAAAGTCATATACAGTATAGCAATTTTAGATAAAAATGCAGGACATGCTCCAGTGGCCCAATTGTGTGTCACGTCTCCGTtcggccacctggaggcagtcgCCGCACTTAATTGATTGCGGTTGTGCCACTGACCTCTCGGCGCTCTGTAGCATTTGCAGCGTAGCCGCACTGTTCCTTCCTGCACCGAATGTTACAAGAATAATTCAGAAAAGTGCGGATGATTCAACTGACCATAAGTTGTTGTACCTGAACTATCAGGATGATTTGACAACTAGTATATAGTGTAGTTATGAGTCTGTACTTTCGCCATTTGGATACTTCACGACATTGCctatttttgctttctttttaacAATCCTCTCTGTGCATCCATGGATGTAGGGTTCATACGGTTTGTACTGTACTGTCATCTATATCAGACACATATTCAAAGTAGCGACTGTATTTTCTGGAAGATATTTCATGTCTGGTCACTGGTTGCCCGACACATGAGCTGTCCACATTCTGAAAACTAATCTGATGTGTCCGGCACATAATGTCATGCCCGAAGAAGTGGTACATGAAAGCAAAGATGAATATTTTGCATCCAGAAAATGACAGAAATGTTGACTTGGATGAGTAACTTGACTGGCATTGCTGGAGTCAAAATAGTAATTTGTTAGTAGCAAGAGTAACGTTCACTTAGGAACCCGCTGCTGGCCGCATCTTTGGTCCTCTTTCTTGTAAAAACACATAGAACCGCTTAATTTTTTCATcttgtaaatgaaaacatataaatgAGTATTGTATCTTTGAATATATAGGCTGTTATTTATAATATTAGCGATCACAATTGTCCACTATAGAATATGGTCATGCTGGAAAAGTCAATTTCACTACTCGTGCGTGATTGGTAACTGAATACCATTTGCTGTTTGTGGCTCTGAAGTCTGTCTGCCTCTGTTTAACAGAATAGTAGCCCAGTAGGTGGCCTtgttggtttaaaagttggGATGGATTTcgttgaaatggctgttcaaatacaaagattttacagcatagagggccatctagtgggctctgaaaataacaacaccgtttcatgaagcctcatcagcccatcactacagaaTAGGTGGGGTCAGTTTCACATGGTTCTAAATGTGTGTTCTCTGTTGACCTAGTTATTTCATGATGTCTGGATGATGCAATTCGGCTGTCGTGATTCGTGTGAATAGACTTTGAATTGCCCAAAACAGAGTGTTGTGTATTGTATTGAAAGCCGGCTGTTTCTAGAATCCCgtagcttctctgctgttcctCATTTGTGACATTGTGACTCTAAGTAACGGCACGTACCATTTGTGTGGTGCATCAGGAGAGAAGATGGGGCTGTCCATCAACGTCTTGCTGACCCTGACtgtgttcctgctgctgctggcagacAAGATCCCTGAGACCTCCCTGGGGGTCCCCATCATTGTCAAATACATCATGTTCACCATGATCCTGGTCACCTTCTCTGTCATCCTCAGCGTGGTGGTGCTCAACCTCCACCACCGCTCCCCCAACACCCACCAAATGCCCATGTGGGTTCGCAAGGTCAGTCACCTCAACTCCCCTCGGCCTCCTGCTTACACCATCTAAAGGTCGACTCTCGTGGTGGTATTGGATGGATTGTTGACCTTAATTACAcaaatttaaattcatttaaacaCAGGTAATAACATGCTAATGTATTCAGATTTAAAGTTGATTAAACGCCGGTGTACAGTGGAGGGGCTCAACTTACAGTACCGCCTCGTCGTAGTAAATTGTGATTCTGACATAATCATTTCCACATAGCTTTTTTGTTAATTAGAATATGAAGTTGTAAATTAACCTCCATCCCTGAcctcagctgctccttctgTCCAATTAATTAAACGGAACTTGTGGACTTAATGTTCTGACGGGATTTCCGATGCAAGTCCGACTTGGAGAAGTCAGTGTTTGCACAGCTGTGGAGCAGTGAAGTGCAGAGAGTGGAAACAGGAACTGAAAACTGCTCGACAGATGATCTTCACACTGTTTGACACTAAGACAAGGGAGATTCCAACAAATGAATTCTAAAGCAGTGAAACTCAAATAAAGTGGAAGGAAGGAAATGAGTTCGGGACAGATGTATTTGCTGTGTATTTAAGTCGAATTGTCACGAAGGACGTCGAACATTTACAAATCACCACAGCAGTCAGCTCAAGCAAAGACCTGATGAAGGTGTGAAATTCAACCTGCAGGActgaactctctctctctctccagatcTTCATCCACCTGCTGCCTCCATTCCTGCGTATGAGGCGACCCAAGGTGGAGACGCCGCTTTACATGCACACCCCCAACTACCTGGAGTCCATGCCCCGCCGGGAGAAGAAGGCGTTTGCTATCAACAAAGCTGCTGATGAATACTTTATCAGAAAACCAGATGCATTCACCATGTTCCCAAACCCCAACAGGTGAGGCCACACCCCTCTTTCATGAATGAAGGAAAGAACCAATGAGTGCATGTTTGAGAGGAATCTCAACAGAGTGAAAGTTGAGATTTCAATACTGTGCATTGCGAAACTGCTTATAGCTATTATTATaactccatatatatatatataaatatatatatggagtTATAATaacagctatatatatatatatactaataaTACAGTCGTGTTTTACTCATTGCATGTCCAAGCAGCAGACATGCGCATCATCACGCACTCACAAAACAGCTGAACCATCTGTAGCTTTAAAATGGTGACACACTGCTCGCTAGTGCCCATTAGAAGAACTACAACACCCTGacaaaacagttatttttttaaataatgtaaatTCTGGGGAAGAGTTGCGGTGGTCTGAGGAGCTTATTCTAGATTAAGCACTCCCAATCTTAGACTTGCCTCTCATTTGAAATCATGACGGCAAACTGGTCACTGTCggaaaaatgtaatatttctatttctatatttctatttctattctaTTCCACAAAATAATGATTTGTTAGATCCCCCATTAAAGAAAAGCAGGTGCAAAACCTAAaaatgatggagaaaaaaacatcCTAAACCTTAAATTCCACCATGTCTCAACTAGAATCAAAGCAAAGCGTTGACCATCTTTGGAATGGTATTTTATACAAAGAAATGTGGGTGTTTGTGTGAACCAACTGACAAATGAAAGTGTAAACTTTGgcatttaaatattcatatatttttcccGAAACAGATTTAAAAGTACACCCAGCATGTCTTGTGTTATTTGAGATGCTTTACGTCTCTGTTTGCGGAGGTTCCACTCTGAGGGCATGTGCTCCGACATGAGGAAGTTCATCGACGGCCCCAGTAGTTACCTGACCCTTCCCGACGAGTTGAAAGCTGCCATTGACGCGATCACCTACATCGCAGAAGCTCTGCAGGCAGAAAAGGACTATGAAGCTGTGAGTGCGTATGTCCAGTCCCAGTTCGAGCTGACCGTCACTCTGACCCACTTCATCCGTCTCTGACAGCTCAAGGAGGACTGGCAGTATGTGGCGATGGTGGTGGACCGCATGTTCCTGTGGATCTTCGTGGTTTTCACAGCTGTGGGCACGCTGGCTATTTTTACTGCCGCCAGTTTCAACCACACCCCCACCGACCCTTTTATAGGCTCCTGAGACCACTCAGTGATGCTGCTGTCTCCTGAAGTCATCCACATTACGAAGAAGTTTGTGGCCTCCTTGGTTTACTGTCTGGAGTCACACTTTCAGCTGTTTTAGAGTTACATTGGATCAAggtagataaataaatatatcagaTAGATATGATCAAATGAAAGTAGCAAAGTTTCTATGATTTTCGATGATTTTTGTTCCATACTATTGAAGAATAAAGAACTTTTAACACTCACCATCCGAAATCACCTCCAAAGACTGCACCAGACATCATTCAAAAGAAGCTGTGTCCTTAGCCCTCTTCGTATTCTCCAACCCAAAGGCACCACTGCCACTTCACCATGTGCCATTTGCAACTTCCATGGTTCGGTTTGAATCCTGTGAGACAACACTTCAATAACAGTTTAGTTTCAGTCAGAATGTATTGGCCTTCAACGCCATCAGGAAGCTCACACTGTAACTGTTAGCTGATCAGAACCGATCTGGTACTTCAGAACTTCATCCATCAGCTCTACACAGTGATGCgctgctgaagcttcatgaaacagtgtccccattccTCAATTTAAAATTATGTCaggtttcatttaaattgtTGTCCAAATCCAAATAGTTTATAgcagagagtgccctctagtgggctctgaagtgaggacactgtttcatgaagcttcagcagcccatcactactaatcACACTGTGGTTCTTCATcccaaaacattttcctttcacatagtgtatttattttgtgtagAAGTCAGTCTGTCAATGACTGCTATAAAGCAGAACAGTTTCTCCCAggtatttaaaatgtatgtattttacgatgagccattacattttttttcttttttgctgcaACAATCAGAAAAGATACTCCTAAAATTAATTTCAATACCAGATGAGTTACCATGAACAGCCTGAATCCCACCTTCAGTAACTGGTCCTCCTGCTCGATGGGGCAACATTGGACCCACACCCTGCCCTTTTTGCATGGGACAATGAATCCAAAGTAGTCTtctgaatcattttcattttatgttaaTTTACTCAGCAAAACAAATTGGTAATAACATTACAATAATGACCCAGGTCTGACCTCCGTCATCTCATGACGGGGGGGCTGAGAGATACCACCAGGGCATAGCAGCTGTCATACGTTGCCGTACCCAAATGACGGCCAGTGTAGAAGCTCTTTGTGCAGATCCCCATCGTTGCAATGTCACATTCAGATGGAAACCAAtaccaaagaaaacaaagtgttGCAGCCTATAGGTGTTTGTGATAATCCCACAAAATTCTGAGGCTCATACACCATGTACCAGACTCAATCCAGAAGAATTTAAGATGGTCCACTGCATAGCTCCTCATGAAGTTTGGATATTACCTTTTCAgatcctcttctcttctccttcttctcctcttctcaaGAGGTTTCGTGAAATGACACCTGCAACTTGTTGCAGGCATGATCACACCAACAATGAATGTTTGGGAGAAGTCCCAAACCTTCCAAGACGCCCAGCAATGTAGTCCTCAAaactagtgatggactgatgtggcttcatgaaacagtgtcctcattttcctaCACAACACCGAAAAtaaaggcactgtttcatgaagcccatcactagtgagcAGTCAGTCCCGGCTTTGTTTAGGTGTCAGTGAAGGTCAGTCTTCCAACAGCTGACTGCATCCCTGTTCAACACCATAGTCGAACTCTCCACCGCACAAATAAAATGGAGAGTATTTTCACTCTTGCTCCTCTGCAGCCAAATAGAtttctctgttttttcattttttagaaAAGCTGCCACCTCCATATATTCCGGGATGCACCCAGTTTAAACAGCCGTCATTTTTAAGTATGATAGTATGAGATGGGGAGTCTTGCTGGAGGCAAAATCTGTGACCACCTCTGCATCTCATAATCTCAATAAACAAGCACGCAGCCATATCAGCTGCTGTAATGAGTTCGTGCCAATTTGTGTATGTTAGTGCATGTGTGCGTTCATTGTGTGTGCACGTGG encodes:
- the chrnb1 gene encoding acetylcholine receptor subunit beta; amino-acid sequence: MKGRDLVAVLCLLCCLSSLGVSSTTEKELWDFVFKDYNLKVRPAPTPEQRVVVRVGMTLSSFVGLNMKDEEMSTVVVMDLEWTDYRFKWNPKDYNGIEVLRIPSAKVWLPDIVLINNNDGVFHVALQVHVQVYSNGRVTWTPPALYLSSCGVKVEYFPFDWQNCTMQFRSYTYDSTEIELKYSLDSKGKEIQEIRLDDAFSEGGEWHIRHKPSRKNMNDDLYEDMTFYLIIERKPLYYVINIILPCILITIIAIFNFYLPPDAGEKMGLSINVLLTLTVFLLLLADKIPETSLGVPIIVKYIMFTMILVTFSVILSVVVLNLHHRSPNTHQMPMWVRKIFIHLLPPFLRMRRPKVETPLYMHTPNYLESMPRREKKAFAINKAADEYFIRKPDAFTMFPNPNRFHSEGMCSDMRKFIDGPSSYLTLPDELKAAIDAITYIAEALQAEKDYEALKEDWQYVAMVVDRMFLWIFVVFTAVGTLAIFTAASFNHTPTDPFIGS